Proteins encoded by one window of Tunturibacter psychrotolerans:
- a CDS encoding acyl-CoA thioesterase → MIDVVEEKRVGVARVRVRYAETDQMGVVYHSNYLIWFEVGRVELIRSMGLNYKRMEVEEGRGIAVVDVHVRYRAPARYDDELVVETRLLAARGAVIKFGYKVLRVEDGTLLCEGQTVHVVVGKDMKKQSLPPKYAARFAAYLDPRSSDVQ, encoded by the coding sequence ATGATTGATGTTGTCGAGGAAAAGCGTGTAGGGGTAGCGCGGGTGCGGGTGCGGTATGCCGAGACCGACCAGATGGGCGTGGTGTATCACTCGAACTACTTGATCTGGTTTGAGGTGGGGCGGGTGGAGTTGATCCGCAGCATGGGGTTGAACTACAAGCGGATGGAAGTGGAAGAGGGGCGTGGGATCGCGGTGGTAGATGTGCATGTGCGGTACCGTGCGCCGGCCCGATATGACGATGAGTTGGTCGTCGAGACGAGGCTGTTGGCCGCACGCGGTGCGGTGATCAAGTTCGGCTATAAAGTGCTGCGGGTGGAAGATGGGACCTTGCTGTGCGAGGGTCAGACTGTCCATGTCGTGGTGGGTAAGGATATGAAGAAGCAGTCACTGCCACCGAAATATGCAGCACGTTTTGCGGCGTATCTCGATCCTCGATCATCTGATGTGCAGTAG
- a CDS encoding hydroxymethylglutaryl-CoA lyase yields the protein MATNAVKIIECPRDAWQGLPKNMPPEVKADYLRVLIAAGFKHIDAVSFVSRSAVPQMADSELVLEYLDPPDDVEIIGIVVNAKGAERAVKTGSLQTLGFPYSVSPTFLQRNQNQTPEESLEELEKVGTLAYKAGLDVVAYISMAFGNPYGEAWDIDEVVAACDLLADNGVTQISLSDTVGLATPKQVSDVIADVLAVHDGVEIGAHLHARPDQAAAKIRAAYEAGCRRFDAAIGGLGGCPFAQDALVGNVATEILLAELKGLGAELEPLRPLDGLLAASGEISRKYGERVQ from the coding sequence GTGGCAACGAATGCGGTGAAGATTATTGAATGCCCGCGGGATGCGTGGCAGGGTTTACCGAAGAATATGCCGCCGGAAGTGAAGGCGGACTACCTGCGGGTATTGATTGCGGCAGGGTTTAAGCATATCGATGCGGTGAGCTTTGTTTCGCGGTCGGCGGTGCCGCAGATGGCGGACTCGGAGTTGGTGCTGGAGTATCTGGACCCGCCGGATGATGTGGAGATTATTGGCATCGTCGTGAATGCGAAGGGGGCGGAGCGCGCTGTGAAGACGGGGAGCTTGCAGACGCTGGGGTTTCCTTATTCGGTGTCGCCGACATTTTTGCAACGGAATCAGAACCAGACGCCGGAGGAATCGCTGGAGGAGTTGGAGAAGGTTGGTACATTGGCGTACAAGGCGGGGTTGGATGTTGTGGCTTATATCTCGATGGCGTTCGGAAATCCTTATGGCGAAGCGTGGGACATTGATGAGGTTGTCGCGGCGTGCGACCTACTGGCGGATAACGGGGTGACGCAGATCTCGCTGTCGGATACGGTGGGGCTTGCGACACCAAAGCAGGTGAGTGATGTCATTGCCGATGTTCTGGCTGTGCATGATGGGGTCGAGATTGGAGCGCACCTGCATGCGAGACCGGACCAGGCCGCTGCGAAGATTCGTGCGGCGTATGAAGCGGGCTGCCGGCGATTCGATGCGGCGATTGGCGGTTTGGGTGGATGTCCTTTTGCACAAGATGCGCTGGTGGGGAATGTTGCGACGGAAATATTGCTGGCTGAGTTGAAGGGTTTAGGTGCGGAGCTGGAGCCACTGAGGCCACTCGATGGGTTGCTTGCCGCCAGCGGAGAGATCTCTCGGAAGTACGGGGAGAGGGTGCAGTAA
- a CDS encoding SDR family oxidoreductase, giving the protein MSTDKKVALITGGNKGIGLETARQLGKLGITVLIGVRDEAKGEAAVAELKKDGVEARAVKLDVDNSADYAAVAKLIEKDYGRLDILINNAGIFLDGRKANETSTTSKDILQKTFDTNFFAVVGLTQALLPLLKKSLGGRIVNLSSILGSNTLHATPGSFIYDAKTFAYDASKSALNAFTIHLAHELKDTKIKVNSAHPGWVKTDMGGEGAQLDIVTGAKTSVELATLQDSGPNGEFLHLGKPLPW; this is encoded by the coding sequence ATGAGTACTGACAAGAAGGTTGCGCTGATTACTGGTGGTAATAAGGGAATTGGCCTCGAAACGGCTCGACAGCTCGGAAAGCTTGGAATCACGGTGCTGATTGGCGTTCGCGATGAGGCGAAAGGCGAAGCAGCGGTCGCAGAGTTGAAGAAGGATGGCGTCGAGGCGCGGGCAGTGAAGCTGGATGTGGATAATTCGGCGGATTATGCGGCTGTGGCGAAGTTGATCGAGAAGGATTACGGGCGGCTGGATATTCTAATCAACAATGCTGGAATCTTTCTGGATGGGCGGAAGGCAAATGAGACGTCGACGACCTCGAAGGACATTTTGCAGAAGACTTTCGATACAAACTTTTTTGCCGTGGTAGGGCTGACTCAGGCGCTGCTTCCTTTGTTGAAGAAGAGCCTGGGGGGCCGGATTGTGAATCTGTCGAGCATTCTAGGTTCGAATACGCTGCATGCTACGCCGGGATCTTTTATCTACGATGCCAAGACCTTCGCGTATGACGCTTCGAAGTCGGCACTCAATGCCTTTACTATTCATCTTGCGCATGAGTTGAAGGATACGAAGATCAAGGTGAACTCGGCCCACCCGGGGTGGGTGAAGACGGATATGGGCGGCGAGGGCGCGCAGTTGGATATCGTGACCGGTGCGAAGACCTCGGTGGAGCTGGCGACGTTGCAGGATAGCGGACCAAATGGTGAGTTCCTTCACCTTGGTAAGCCGTTGCCCTGGTAG
- a CDS encoding acyl-CoA carboxylase subunit beta produces the protein MQTSFVTWQMAEELKLESALVSKLDVKALRFGANRAALQVLMAALRVEEDEIRLGGGAKAAEAQKAKGRLTVRERLVLLLDEGSSFLELGLWAAHGMYGEYGGAPAAGVVTGLGRVNGRLCMIVANDATVKAGAFFPMTAKKVLRAQTIALENRIPTLYLVDSAGVFLPLQEDVFPDTDDFGRVFRNNAVMSSLGVPQITAIMGMCVAGGAYLPVMTDTVLMTEGSGLFLAGPSLVQAAIGQKTEAEELGGASMHAEISGTVDFKEPNDHLCLARLRSLVGKIGLPAKAPFSVVDYDSAKDAPKYAVGDLYGLIDPDPAKAASNVYDMREVIARIVDRSEFDEYKAEFGRTVLCGYARIGGRAVGIVANQKIHQSQTVAVGPQAGEKRTEFGGVIYTESAQKAARFIMDCNQSLIPLIFLHDVNGFMVGKDAEWSGIIRAGAKMVSAVSTSVVPKITVIIGGSFGAGHYAMCGKAYDPRFLFAWPTARYAVMSGASAATTLAEVRAKQVERGGKVLTEADKKALYDEIKSSYDAQADPRYGAARLWIDAIIDPVKTREVLITALEAASLNAEVPRFNPGVLQT, from the coding sequence ATGCAGACAAGTTTTGTGACTTGGCAGATGGCGGAGGAATTGAAGTTGGAGAGTGCGTTGGTGTCGAAGTTGGATGTGAAGGCGCTTCGGTTTGGTGCGAATCGGGCGGCGCTACAGGTGCTGATGGCAGCGTTGCGGGTGGAAGAAGATGAGATTCGGCTGGGCGGCGGAGCGAAAGCTGCTGAGGCTCAGAAGGCCAAAGGGCGGCTGACTGTGCGGGAGCGATTGGTGTTGCTGTTGGATGAGGGCAGCTCGTTTCTGGAGTTGGGGCTTTGGGCGGCTCATGGGATGTATGGCGAGTATGGTGGTGCCCCGGCAGCAGGGGTGGTGACGGGCCTGGGCAGAGTGAATGGGCGGCTATGCATGATCGTGGCGAATGATGCGACGGTAAAGGCAGGGGCGTTCTTTCCGATGACGGCGAAGAAGGTGCTGCGGGCGCAGACGATTGCACTGGAGAACCGGATTCCGACGCTGTATCTGGTGGACTCGGCGGGTGTATTTCTGCCGCTGCAGGAGGATGTGTTTCCGGATACGGACGATTTTGGCAGGGTGTTTCGTAACAACGCGGTGATGAGCTCGCTGGGGGTGCCGCAGATTACCGCGATCATGGGGATGTGTGTCGCCGGGGGCGCGTATCTGCCGGTCATGACGGACACAGTCCTGATGACGGAGGGTAGCGGATTATTTTTGGCGGGCCCTTCGTTGGTGCAGGCGGCGATCGGGCAGAAGACTGAGGCGGAGGAACTGGGCGGGGCATCGATGCATGCGGAAATTTCGGGTACGGTGGATTTTAAAGAGCCGAACGATCATCTATGCCTTGCGCGGTTGCGTTCTTTGGTGGGAAAGATTGGCTTGCCCGCGAAGGCGCCGTTCAGCGTTGTCGATTACGATTCTGCGAAGGATGCGCCCAAGTATGCCGTGGGGGATCTGTATGGATTGATCGATCCCGATCCTGCGAAGGCTGCCAGCAATGTCTACGATATGCGGGAGGTGATCGCGCGGATTGTGGATCGCAGTGAGTTCGATGAATACAAGGCGGAGTTTGGGCGAACGGTGTTGTGTGGGTATGCACGGATTGGCGGTCGCGCAGTGGGAATTGTGGCGAACCAGAAGATACATCAGTCGCAGACGGTGGCTGTGGGACCTCAGGCTGGGGAGAAGCGGACGGAGTTTGGCGGGGTGATCTATACGGAGAGTGCACAGAAAGCGGCGCGGTTCATTATGGATTGCAACCAGAGTTTGATTCCGCTGATTTTTTTGCATGATGTGAACGGGTTTATGGTGGGGAAGGACGCGGAGTGGAGTGGGATTATTCGTGCGGGGGCAAAGATGGTCTCGGCCGTGTCTACATCCGTGGTGCCAAAGATTACGGTCATTATTGGGGGGAGTTTTGGGGCTGGGCACTACGCGATGTGCGGAAAGGCTTATGATCCGCGCTTTTTGTTTGCATGGCCCACGGCGCGATATGCGGTGATGAGTGGGGCTTCGGCGGCTACCACTCTTGCTGAGGTCAGGGCGAAGCAGGTTGAGAGAGGGGGAAAGGTGCTGACGGAGGCGGACAAGAAGGCCTTGTATGACGAGATCAAGTCTTCATACGATGCGCAGGCCGATCCGAGGTATGGGGCGGCAAGGCTTTGGATCGATGCGATTATTGATCCGGTGAAGACCAGGGAGGTGCTGATAACGGCGCTAGAGGCGGCTAGTCTGAATGCCGAGGTGCCGAGGTTTAATCCTGGAGTCTTGCAAACGTAA
- a CDS encoding helix-turn-helix domain-containing protein produces MATMMAPVEQREVLRCDHCSLVQFRTANALCRRCHKCLEVEEPEPAPAPLALVPPPTTQDGGLQVAHAVRDLRHVRNLSQRQLAARMGVPRTYISKIENGKAMPTLSSLDRLARALQVDISALLRDSNTRHRDETAVLMTDPFLAEIAMYTSQLDDLQRSIFLNHVRELAAGRRRTA; encoded by the coding sequence ATGGCAACCATGATGGCACCTGTCGAACAGCGTGAGGTACTGCGTTGCGACCACTGTAGTTTGGTGCAGTTTCGAACAGCCAATGCGCTGTGCCGCCGCTGCCACAAATGTTTAGAGGTCGAAGAGCCCGAACCGGCTCCGGCACCATTGGCGCTGGTTCCCCCACCCACAACTCAGGATGGCGGCCTGCAAGTTGCCCACGCTGTTCGCGATCTGCGCCACGTGCGCAATCTCTCTCAGCGCCAGCTCGCAGCCCGTATGGGAGTTCCCCGCACCTATATCTCCAAGATCGAAAATGGCAAGGCGATGCCGACCCTATCTTCTCTGGATCGCCTCGCACGGGCTCTCCAGGTCGACATCTCCGCTCTGTTGCGCGACTCCAACACTCGCCATCGCGACGAGACCGCGGTCCTCATGACTGACCCCTTCCTCGCTGAGATTGCGATGTACACTTCGCAACTCGACGATCTTCAACGTTCCATCTTCCTCAACCATGTTCGCGAGTTAGCTGCCGGCCGTCGCCGCACAGCCTAA
- the pncA gene encoding bifunctional nicotinamidase/pyrazinamidase — MPITLGPQDALLVIDVQNDFMPGGALPIKDGDSVVPLINTLAKKFDHVVLTQDWHPPEHISFATTHDQRPYETVKVAYGSQTLWPEHVLQHTEGAAFHPALHIPHAEVILRKGFRRHIDSYSAFLENDHTTPTGLAGYLRERNLSRLFLCGLAYDFCVRYSALDGIAHGFEIIVVEDATRPVDLPGSISGTNAAFAQANIPRIQSTELLGC; from the coding sequence ATGCCCATCACACTAGGCCCTCAAGATGCACTCCTGGTCATCGACGTCCAGAACGATTTCATGCCTGGCGGCGCATTACCCATCAAAGACGGCGACTCCGTAGTTCCCCTCATCAATACCCTCGCAAAAAAGTTCGACCACGTCGTCCTCACTCAGGACTGGCACCCACCCGAACACATCTCCTTCGCCACCACCCACGACCAGCGGCCCTACGAGACCGTCAAAGTCGCCTACGGCTCTCAGACTCTCTGGCCCGAACACGTCCTGCAACACACCGAGGGCGCAGCCTTCCACCCGGCTCTCCACATCCCCCACGCCGAGGTCATCCTCCGCAAAGGCTTCCGCCGCCATATCGACAGCTATTCCGCGTTCCTTGAAAACGACCACACCACGCCAACAGGCCTCGCCGGCTATCTTCGCGAACGCAACCTCTCCCGCTTGTTCCTCTGCGGCTTGGCCTACGACTTCTGCGTTCGCTACTCTGCCCTTGATGGCATAGCTCACGGCTTCGAAATCATCGTGGTCGAAGACGCCACTCGCCCCGTCGATTTACCCGGCTCTATCAGCGGCACGAACGCAGCCTTTGCACAAGCGAATATCCCGCGCATCCAATCCACAGAGCTGCTGGGTTGCTAG
- a CDS encoding enoyl-CoA hydratase/isomerase family protein: protein MDYVTILVTDVDQVRMITLNRPERRNAMTPEMQQELIVAMEEAAASDCSVVVFAGAGEAFCAGLDLSSLQGMNDKSAAEFTADAERIAKLFRTLYELPKPTIAAVHGAAVAGGTGLATMCDFTLAVPGAKFGYTEVKIGFVPAVVSAFLVLQIGEKAARDLLLTGRLFTSEEAERLGLVNEVVPPEQLAARTLELVALLKANSPAALAATKRLLRTQNKAWLDTAIAEALAANAEARETHDFCEGVAAFLEKRKPVWGKG from the coding sequence GTGGATTATGTAACAATTTTGGTTACGGACGTGGACCAAGTCCGGATGATTACTCTGAATCGTCCGGAGCGGCGCAATGCGATGACCCCTGAGATGCAGCAGGAGTTGATTGTCGCGATGGAAGAGGCTGCTGCTAGCGACTGTAGCGTGGTTGTGTTTGCCGGCGCGGGAGAGGCGTTTTGTGCTGGGTTGGATTTGAGCTCGCTGCAGGGGATGAATGATAAGTCCGCTGCGGAATTTACCGCGGATGCTGAACGAATTGCAAAGCTGTTTCGAACGCTCTACGAACTCCCGAAGCCCACGATTGCGGCGGTCCACGGAGCCGCAGTTGCGGGCGGGACAGGGCTGGCGACTATGTGCGACTTTACGCTGGCGGTGCCGGGGGCCAAGTTTGGGTATACAGAGGTAAAGATCGGGTTCGTGCCTGCAGTTGTCTCGGCGTTTCTCGTGCTGCAAATCGGGGAAAAGGCGGCGCGCGATCTGTTGCTGACTGGGCGACTCTTTACAAGCGAAGAGGCTGAGCGCCTGGGGCTTGTGAACGAAGTTGTGCCGCCGGAGCAGCTGGCGGCGCGAACGCTGGAGTTGGTGGCGCTGTTGAAGGCGAACAGCCCTGCAGCATTGGCGGCCACAAAACGGCTGCTGAGGACGCAGAACAAGGCGTGGCTGGATACGGCGATCGCGGAAGCGCTGGCGGCCAACGCTGAAGCACGGGAGACTCATGACTTTTGCGAAGGTGTGGCCGCATTTCTTGAGAAGAGGAAACCGGTTTGGGGAAAGGGCTAA
- a CDS encoding cobalamin B12-binding domain-containing protein, which produces MPIATPIRVLVAKPGLDGHDRGAKIIARALRDAGMEVIYTGLRQTPEMIVSAAIQEDVDCIGLSILSGAHNVIVPRITALLRDQKAEDILLVLGGTIPDEDQPKLKENGVSAIFGPGTPLETTITFIRENVKPRGLLIN; this is translated from the coding sequence ATGCCAATTGCCACCCCAATCCGTGTCCTGGTCGCTAAACCCGGCCTGGACGGCCACGACCGTGGCGCCAAAATCATCGCCCGCGCCCTCCGCGACGCAGGAATGGAGGTCATCTACACCGGCCTCCGCCAAACCCCCGAGATGATCGTCTCCGCCGCCATCCAGGAGGACGTCGACTGCATCGGCCTCTCTATCCTCTCCGGAGCCCACAACGTAATCGTCCCCCGAATCACCGCCCTCCTCCGCGACCAGAAGGCCGAAGACATCCTCCTCGTCCTGGGGGGCACCATTCCCGACGAAGACCAGCCGAAATTAAAAGAAAACGGCGTCTCGGCCATCTTCGGACCGGGAACGCCGCTTGAAACCACCATCACCTTCATCCGCGAGAACGTCAAACCTCGCGGCCTGCTCATCAACTAA
- a CDS encoding isoprenyl transferase, translated as MRASTPLSDSSRVPNRSHELSADELSIYRQLDPAKIPQHVAIIMDGNGRWAGKRALKRFLGHQKGAESVQFVVETASRINLPWLTLYAFSLENNLRRPKSEVSFLMKLLKSYLVGNVKRMNDNNVRMAYIGRTHDLPQEVQDTMQWASESTAKNTGTTLTLALNYGARSEIVDAVRSLLTDLTTEAHTRGCSVDDLLGAGALESLDESSIARALYTAHMPDPDLVIRTSGEQRISNFLLWQIAYSEIFVTDRLWPDFNGLHLLEAINAYQHRERRFGGLGESFTDEDLNNLEPAEEVAAEIKDHLIPKSDAKAESKSEAKPDAVLTRR; from the coding sequence TTGCGCGCATCAACTCCTCTATCGGACTCCAGCCGCGTCCCCAACCGCAGCCATGAACTCTCTGCCGACGAGCTGAGCATCTATCGACAGCTGGATCCGGCAAAAATCCCTCAGCACGTTGCCATCATCATGGACGGCAACGGGCGCTGGGCCGGCAAACGAGCCCTCAAGCGCTTTCTAGGCCACCAAAAGGGCGCCGAATCTGTCCAGTTCGTCGTAGAAACCGCCTCCCGAATCAACCTGCCGTGGCTGACGCTCTACGCCTTCTCCCTCGAAAACAACTTGCGCCGGCCCAAATCTGAAGTCAGCTTCCTCATGAAGCTGCTCAAGAGCTACCTCGTTGGCAACGTCAAGCGCATGAACGACAACAACGTTCGCATGGCCTACATCGGTCGCACCCACGACTTGCCCCAAGAGGTGCAGGACACCATGCAGTGGGCCTCCGAATCCACCGCGAAAAACACTGGCACCACTCTTACCCTGGCTCTCAACTACGGAGCCCGTTCCGAGATCGTAGACGCCGTCCGTTCCCTCCTTACAGACCTCACCACCGAAGCCCACACCCGTGGCTGCTCGGTCGACGACCTCCTCGGTGCCGGCGCCCTCGAGTCCCTCGATGAGTCCAGCATCGCCCGCGCCCTCTACACCGCTCACATGCCCGACCCTGACCTGGTCATCCGCACCTCCGGCGAGCAGCGCATCTCGAACTTCCTCCTCTGGCAGATCGCCTACTCGGAGATCTTCGTCACTGATCGCCTCTGGCCCGACTTCAACGGGCTGCATCTCCTTGAGGCCATCAACGCCTACCAGCATCGCGAGCGGCGCTTCGGGGGTCTCGGCGAAAGCTTCACCGACGAGGACCTCAACAATCTCGAGCCCGCCGAGGAAGTCGCCGCCGAGATCAAAGACCACCTCATCCCCAAATCGGACGCCAAAGCCGAGAGCAAATCAGAAGCAAAGCCCGACGCCGTTCTCACCCGCCGTTAG
- a CDS encoding aspartyl protease family protein encodes MKVLAPELLYSLLFSFLLTSTSPAQSSPAASNATCKIDKTPPTDTEVAFYRRDFKKAADLAAAGYKADPKDSRSRQLEIDSLIGLGKLDDARKMIDPWTLAEPTNPVAIVTAGELRYAEGDWIESYALMLKALKIDPCLPSAYEGLAGYESLAGYHSTAQKHLALAHQLSPNNDNIRFAWINSLNDAQSTAELASFIHDSKTLDDKRRTNLTTQLNQNTSSLKNRCELSSVTTPVRIPMTPVYGAAGIDHYGLEIAFNGHKRTLQIDTGASGFLLTQSVYAGMGLQKISSSHVWGFGDQEANAIDLFTAASVRIGGVEFKNCNVSVLDNFGVLGGGHIGQAMDTGGGLVGTDIFSRYLVTLDYVKHEIRLEPLPQPPSPAPAPLDALGGDPANDLSSFDRFKAPTMQNWTSIYRRDHLIIMPTVINSSKPTLFVVDTGSFTNMIDTNFAKQVTHTKESTTYSRGLSGMSNLLETGSFTADFAGLRLPVVGMNSQNLSRFNGVHGFLGYPTLQQLVMHIDYRDNLVLFEAPNAHK; translated from the coding sequence ATGAAAGTCTTAGCTCCCGAGCTCCTGTATTCCCTCCTCTTCTCATTTCTCCTCACCTCAACAAGTCCCGCCCAATCATCTCCGGCAGCCAGCAACGCAACCTGCAAGATCGATAAGACTCCCCCTACCGACACCGAGGTCGCTTTCTACCGGCGAGACTTCAAAAAAGCGGCCGACCTCGCCGCAGCCGGATACAAGGCTGACCCCAAAGATAGCCGCAGTCGCCAGCTCGAAATCGACAGTCTCATCGGCCTGGGCAAACTTGATGATGCCCGCAAGATGATCGACCCCTGGACCCTCGCCGAGCCAACAAATCCTGTCGCGATCGTCACTGCCGGCGAACTCCGTTACGCGGAAGGAGACTGGATTGAATCCTATGCCCTCATGCTCAAGGCGCTCAAAATCGACCCCTGTCTCCCGTCAGCCTATGAGGGTCTCGCCGGCTACGAATCACTCGCCGGCTACCACTCCACCGCCCAAAAGCACCTCGCACTTGCTCATCAGCTAAGTCCCAACAACGACAACATCCGCTTCGCCTGGATCAACTCCCTGAACGACGCACAGTCTACAGCCGAGCTCGCCAGCTTTATTCACGACTCCAAAACGCTCGACGACAAGCGCCGCACCAATCTCACGACCCAACTCAACCAGAACACCTCCAGCCTGAAAAATCGCTGCGAACTCTCCTCAGTCACCACCCCTGTGCGAATCCCGATGACGCCCGTTTACGGCGCCGCCGGGATCGATCACTACGGACTCGAAATCGCGTTCAACGGACACAAGAGAACCCTTCAGATCGACACCGGTGCCAGCGGTTTCCTTCTCACGCAAAGCGTATACGCCGGAATGGGTCTGCAAAAGATCAGCTCCTCACACGTCTGGGGCTTCGGCGATCAGGAAGCCAACGCAATCGACTTGTTCACCGCCGCGTCGGTTCGTATCGGAGGCGTTGAGTTCAAAAACTGCAACGTGTCCGTTCTCGACAACTTCGGCGTCTTGGGGGGCGGCCACATCGGCCAGGCCATGGATACAGGAGGCGGCCTCGTAGGTACAGACATCTTCTCTCGCTACCTCGTCACACTCGACTACGTAAAGCACGAGATCCGGCTTGAGCCCCTTCCCCAACCGCCATCCCCTGCTCCAGCACCGCTGGACGCGCTCGGCGGGGATCCCGCCAACGACCTCAGCAGCTTCGACCGCTTCAAAGCGCCAACCATGCAGAACTGGACCAGCATCTACCGCCGTGATCATCTGATCATCATGCCCACCGTCATCAACAGCAGCAAGCCAACACTCTTCGTCGTAGATACCGGCTCGTTCACCAATATGATCGACACGAACTTCGCTAAGCAGGTCACGCATACCAAAGAAAGCACAACCTACTCTCGAGGCCTTTCCGGAATGAGCAACCTTTTAGAAACAGGCAGCTTCACCGCTGACTTCGCCGGCCTGAGACTCCCGGTAGTCGGCATGAACTCGCAAAATTTGTCGCGATTCAACGGAGTTCATGGCTTCCTCGGCTACCCCACTCTCCAACAGCTTGTCATGCACATCGACTATCGTGACAACCTCGTCCTATTCGAAGCACCCAACGCACACAAGTAA
- a CDS encoding HD domain-containing protein produces MSDGFRRAHAVALLEEWTKGDSLRKHGLAVSICTEAYGVMEASRLGLEGENASAFVERYASAGLLHDMDYERHPTLGEHPFIGVNHLRELGWPEDVLHAILAHADYSGTPRESHLDRALFACDELAGFLTACALVKPSKSIHDVEVGGVKKKMKDKAFARAVLREDIIDGAELLGLSVDEHLGNCLRAMQARAEELGLQGIKPAS; encoded by the coding sequence ATGAGCGATGGCTTTAGAAGGGCGCACGCGGTGGCGTTACTGGAAGAATGGACCAAGGGAGACAGCCTGCGGAAACACGGACTGGCGGTATCGATATGTACCGAGGCTTACGGTGTGATGGAAGCCTCGCGGCTAGGGTTAGAGGGTGAGAACGCGTCCGCGTTTGTAGAAAGATATGCAAGTGCCGGACTGCTGCACGATATGGATTATGAACGGCATCCGACATTGGGGGAGCATCCGTTTATTGGCGTGAACCATTTGCGTGAGTTGGGATGGCCGGAGGATGTGCTGCATGCGATTCTGGCGCATGCGGATTACTCAGGAACGCCACGGGAGTCGCATCTCGATAGGGCCTTGTTTGCCTGCGACGAGCTTGCGGGCTTTCTGACGGCCTGTGCGCTGGTGAAGCCCTCAAAGTCGATTCATGACGTCGAAGTTGGGGGAGTGAAGAAAAAGATGAAGGACAAGGCGTTCGCGCGGGCGGTGTTGCGAGAGGACATCATAGATGGGGCAGAGTTGTTGGGGCTAAGTGTGGACGAGCACCTGGGAAATTGCCTGAGGGCGATGCAGGCGCGGGCGGAGGAGTTGGGGCTTCAAGGGATCAAGCCAGCTAGCTAG